The sequence below is a genomic window from Prunus dulcis unplaced genomic scaffold, ALMONDv2, whole genome shotgun sequence.
AATATTGATATGTTTGTTTAGCATGTTTAGTTAATTGGTAAGCATGTTCTATTTTATGCCTAAATTGGCCTAAccgaacatatatatatatatatatatattatattcttgttgtttgtGTTTCCATTTTACAtgctatttttttgtttatttcagTATAGACACTTAAACAGAAGGGCACATACACGTAAACACAATTGAACGAGGTTCGAGAAGAATTGGCAAGTCATAACCTAGAGttgctttttgtttgaacTAAGCattcttccttcattttacatatctttttttcttttttttgctaGTATTTTACTTATAGACAAGTATGGATCATACGTGGGGTTGGAAATATTGTGATTTATGGATTATATATTTCaagtatttatatattaaaatttatatatgtttgttgaTGTGCATTAGGCAACACAAACATGATTTGGATTGATATTTTAAGAGAGTAACCAAGTAGAGTGTGATATATGTATTGTTTATAACAACCTCAATTTTGTACAAACAACTAAagttaaaaatttaaaacaacaatACTTATAAGACAACTTATGCCTTTAACTAGAAGTAGTATCAAGACTACTGTTTTATGTGATGTTGTAAGTCAGAAAAAGCATCAATGTAGTAAAGAAACGTGGTGCTCCCCTCTGTCAACTATTTTAgtcttcatcttcaattttCGTGGAAACCCAACCTCTgatttctagggttttagaGGAAgccaatttggatttttttggttcGATAGGCAGCTCAGATCAATTGGATCATTTGAGCTATATCAGATGTTAGAGGTGGGGTCAACATGTACACGTTACACCCTCATATTGGTGGGAAAAATCTCAGCTCGGTTAAATTGACCAATATTGTAACATCTCGACTCCCAATTAAATTCcctatttaaattatttaattgaaattacgaatttacccttgaggtaggggtattttggtcatttttgtATCcagaaggattttgggacAACGAATGGTATGGTTACGTAGGTCGTACTAagacgagtccgtagacatgcGGTAGGCCTGAatcagagttgtaacgaagaaacgGCGACCAAAATAAGTCCCGTGGCAAACTTATAAATATTTCAAACAGGAGTgtagaaaaatctgaaactggctttctctctcctcacgCGGTCACATccttctctctgtctcttccctttctctctcctcgaCCCCAATTCCCTATCTCTTCGATTCTCGCAGCACCGGCCACGGCAGGACGTGAGACCGGTCACGTTCGAACCAGCTCAACGTTCCGGTCACACCGCACCCAAAATCCATGCCGAAAACCCCGAATTCCGGCCACAGTTTAGACTGGTTTAATCGAAACTTTCCCATTGTTGCGCTACGGCCACAGCCGCCCAATCCCGGTGAAACAGGTTTCTACCATTTTTACATGCTCTAGCTACCTATAGGGTAGGATTGGAACAATTGTGGCGTTTTGGAAGTCAGTTTTTCacctaggttttggccaaatttcaaagtgaaattcatGCCAATTTCCATCCAAATTGGACCTCCCCGTAGTTGAATAAAATGATTCCCGCCTCGAGTAGTAGCTAGGTTAGGAAAGGTGAATCGCGGTGTGGAATTTTTCCATCGTCAGAAATTTCTCTACACACCCACTCGCTGCCGACATGTGTGGCGGCTCGTAGGCAAGGGTGGTGAGGTCACATTTTATCTTGATGTAATCTtcatgttgtcacgagcgtgtaggtgtgctcggatttcaattcggatgtcgtttgactatcgaacggatttacGCCTATTGTTTGTTATCCGGGTTCAATAGGTTGAAACCGTTggattgttttgaaattaatatatgttaatctaggcaCTCCTAAAATCGTGTAcaaattcacggatcgtgaatcggagccccggatgttccgattcaataacttaaagtttgtgGTTTGCGATAACCGTCCAAttgtgagcgatccgaccctCCATTTCTGATCAAACTTGCAAGGCGCATTTCCTAACCCCTATTTGGACCTTAGAATACCTTCTCCTACGTACACGCATCGGGAATTTGGAGAAATAggtatttaatttgtgaattccTTTtcgaagtgattttatattaattaatggtTCATATCTTGAAATAGGTGCTCTGATCACTCGTACGCAGCAGCaggaccctctcagggtcgGGCAGCGTGGaactacttgtgagtggacagTTATTTTTAATATGCACTATTTTCAATGATTGAAAGAACATGCATGAaattggtatatatatatatatatatggaataAGGATTGGGAAATTTATAAGTTTCGATATTAGTAATATGAAATTGAGAATTGGATTTTGATGTGGAAATTTGAATGATAAATTTTGGAGAAATGGGAATTGAGTATTATGGGTTAATATGGAAAGATGTATGATTACACTATGTAAGTACCATCCCCTAGTTACTAGGCTTCCCACACGTGGCATTGGAAtttccggcgtgtgagaccCTGTGAATTGCTAGGAATCATCACACGTGGAGTTAGAACTTCTGGCGCGTGATGATATAGTCTGTGCGCGTAGGACTTAGTATTGGAactacacatggcgttggaaaTTTTCCGGCGTATGAGCTATAGAGTTTCGTCCCCTGATTGGActgctcatccctagacgcatGCAACTAGAAATCCTGCGGGCCAGccaaacaatcccccggttggattgtttcccaaGTACCTAAGTAGTGTGATaaatattatgtatatatatatgggtataAATCAATTAAAGTATATGTAGTGGTTTGGAAGGAGCAgtataaattttatgaataaaGTTTATGGATAGAGTTATTGGTTTCAAAGTGTTTCGGAGAATAATGTTTTGatcattaaataaaagttaGTGAATCTGCATGTtttgagcattatttttacacagTGGGGTTCTTCTGTTGTTTTGAAtgcaaactttatttttgtccactcacgtgttttttgttttgcgccccccataCAGTAGTCGCTCAAGGGAGAGTTGCAAGCAGTGTTCGAGGCCCCGAACCGTGAACATCAGTAGATTAGGTTTCGAGTAATTTCTTTCTATTCAACTGGTTGTTCTTGTAAACTAAATTCGATAGATGCTCTGTTATTTCCCATGTTAGGttttacttgtgaggccggaggccactTAGTGTATACTGTTGAATGTGGAatgcatgctgctggttgggattaTTTTGTGATGgttatgcaggttgaaatttttgggattgttcaatttacagaggagactcgctaaaattttggtagaaagtctcggtttttagtaagtgggcccggcatagGGGTGATGTCGATAACAAGACGGGATTCGTCCCGATTTCTAAGGAAATTTCAGGACGGGTCCTGTCAAATATACCCCTGCCATGTCATTAGTTTAATAGAATTTGGAATGGCGTTGACGGAAAGTGGTTAAGTGACACATGAAACATTGGTCAAGATGACAAAGTGGGTCACTTTAACTTTGAGGGGATAAAGTGAGAATTGACCAATGTTTCAGGAGGCACTGTAGCAGTTAAGCCTTAttcttttaatcttttttctaCAGCCTTATGTCATATCCATATGTTATCATCATATATGTATTCGTATTTTCATAAAGTCTGTGGTGTACAAGACttatgagaagaaaacaaattgtaTAACACAATTGTTTTCGTTCAATAACAATCCACTTAATTGAATTCAAGCAAACCAACGTATGATTGTTGCCAGAAGAAATTAACCACTTGCCTTTATCAACGTACGTATTTCTTCCACCACACGTTGGTGGAAATGTATTGTTGCTGGGGCTGTTTCCACTCAAAGGAAATGAAGTCGTCTCAATTTGGAAAAGTAAGTCAGTCATGGGGTGATTCCGACCAAAGAAAAGTCATGGGGTGATTGAGAGAGTGAAGCCCCTATCAGCTTCCAATCCAATGACAGCGTCTGCGTGATTTATGGCTAATTCTTTGCAAGTGACTAATGGAAGCAAGTCAAAGTTTTGTGTCTTTGGAAAGCAAGTCAACCGTGGCTGATCGTAATGACTGGGACTTAGTTAAGCGCATTACTCAATCTTATAAACCAGTTTGCCATGCCTTCATAATCAAATGGGAATATAATATTACCCGCTTCtgataaacaaattcaaaatgggggttttggttttgaaacTGATTTTATTAACATACTCACTTGTGAATGGAGCATTGTTCGTTTGCTCCATGCATTTGAGAATGGGAGGCAACGAGACCGATAGGCTTGCACTGCTAGCCATCAAAGCTCAAATAAAGCAAGATCCTCATAATGTAACGAGCTCCTGGAATGAATCCATTCACTTTTGCTTCTGGCACGGTGTCACCTGCAGTCGACGACACCAACAAAGGGTCACAAGGCTAGACCTCCAATCTCAAAAGCTGGTAGGGTCCCTGTCTCCAAACATAGGAAATCTAAGTTTCCTAAGGGAACTAGAACTACAGAACAACAGCTTCAGCAATAAAATCCCTCCAGAAATTGGGCATTTGCGTAGATTGCAGGTACTGTATCTAAACCGTAACTCATTTAGTGGCCCTATTCCGTACAATATATCATATTGCTCCAACCTCATCTTCATGTATTTCGGTTTCAACGGGTTGGTGGGTAAAATTCCATCTGAATTTGGCTCTTTGTCGAAGCTTCGAAGCTTTGTTGTAGAAGCTAATAATTTAACAGGAGAGATCCCTCCTTCCTTGGGAAACCTTTCGTCTCTCGAGGCAATTGGTGCAACTCAAAATAGCTTGGTGGGAAGCATCCCTACTTCTCTGGGCCAATTGAAAAACTTAACAATTTTGTCATTGGGCTCAAACAACTTATCTGGTACCATTCCTCCCTCCATCTATAACCTCTCTGCTCTTGGTGTCTTTAGCGTAGGAAGGAACAAAATTCAAGGGAGGCTTCCATCAGACTTAGGAAAAACTCTTCCTAATCTCCAATCCTTTAGCATTTCTAGCAACCAATTTTTTGGATCCTTGCCTCTCTCACTATCAAATGCCACAAATCTGCGATTACTTCAAATGCAATTTAACAACTTCACAGGTCAGATGCCGGATTTCCGAAATCTTCAAGACCTAGAGATATTCATCATTCAACGGAATCATCTCGGAAGCGGTACAGATGGTGACTTGAGTTTCGTTTCGGACTTGACCAATGCCACAGAGTTAAAACGGTTGTCGGTGggtgaaaacaattttggagGGACGTTGCCCGCATCAATATCCAATCTTTCAACCAAGCTTGAaaagttttgggttttcagaAACCAACTACATGGAAGTATCCCAACAGAATTAGGGAATCTGGTCAACTTGGAGTCGTTGTCAATGGGGGGAAATAGCTTGACGGGTAACATTCCCACTGAAATTCAGAAGATGTCAAGCCTTGTGGAATTAGATATTTCTATGAATGCATTATCAGGAAGCATTCCGTCCTCTTTAGGAAATTTAACCAAGTTATACAGACTCTTCTTACAAGGAAATAATCTTAAAGGCGTCATCCCTTCAAGCTTGGGAGATTGCCAACAGCTGATAGTATTGGATTTATCTAATAATAAACTTAGTGGCGCAATACCTCAACAAGTTATTGGCCTCCCGTCCTTATCAGTGCTTTTGAACTTGTCGATGAACAACCTTACGGGTTCTCTTCCGATGGAGGTTGGAAAGTTGAAGAGTCTAGGTGTACTGGACGTTTCTAATAACATGTTATCCGGAGAACTTCCTAGTAGCCTTGGTTCATGTGAGAGTTTAGAAGTTTTGTACTTGCAAGGCAACTTCTTCAAGGGGCCTATTCCCTCATCTATGATTGGGTTGAAAGCCATAGGAGAATTAGACCTTTCTCGCAACAATTTGTCGGgtgaaattccaaaattcttAGGGGGCTTTGTCTTCTTGAAGAAACTAGAcctatcattcaatgaattttggGGAGCGGTACCAACTGGAGGAGGTGCTTTTAAAAATGCAAGTGCGATTTCAATTACTGGCAACACCAAGCTCTGTGGAGGTATTGCTGATCTGCAACTGCCCAAGTGCAAGTCCAGAAAAGGAGGATTATCTCGTAGCTTGAAATTAATAATCCCGTTAGTACTTTCCGGAGTTGCTCTTCTTGGAATAGTTATGGTGATGTCCTATTTCTTCCTCTGTTCAtcaagaaggaaaaggaaagagattCCGTTGAGCACATTGGCGAACCATTTTTTGCAAGTATCATATGCTAATCTTCTAAGAGCTACTGACGAGTTCTCTTCGGCTAATTTGATTGGGGCAGGCAGTTTTGGGTCTGTTTACAAAGGAATTCTTGATGATAATGATAAACATCAACTTGTTGCTGTGAAGGTGTTCAACTTGTTACGCCATGGAGCATCGAAGAGTTTCATGGCCGAATGTGAGGCTTTAAGAAACATCAAGCATCGAAATCTTGTCGAGATTATAACTGCGTGTTCAAGTGTTGACTTTCATGGTAATGACTTCAAGGCTCTGGTTTACAAGTACCTGGACAGAGGAAGCTTAGAGAAGTGGCTGCATCCTCCTACTGAAATTGAAGAGGTAAGAGAGGGACCCAAGAGTTTAAATCTAGATCAAAGGCTAGAGATTGCCATTGATGTTGCTTGTGCATTGGATTATCTTCATAATCATTGCGAAACACCGATAGTTCATTGTGATCTCAAGCCAAGCAATGTTCTTTTGGACAACGAGATGACTGGACATGTTTCTGACTTCGGACTCGCAAGATTTCTCTCCCAAGAAACTGATATTAATGTTTCCAACAATCACACAAGTTCCATTGGAATAAAAGGAACGGTTGGTTATGCTGCTCCAGGTAAGTGGTgtccttgttttctttttaaatcttACGAAGTTTGGCTATTTTACTAACAATTGTGCTGATAATATCTTATGATGTTTCAATGGTAGAGTACGGTATGGGAAGCGAGGTGTCAACAAATGGAGATGTCTACAGCTTTGGTATTCTTCTGTTAGAGATGTTCGCAGGAAAGCGACCCACCGATGACATGTTTAATGGGGACCTAAACCTTCATACTTATGTTAAAATGGCTTTCCCTAATCGAGTTATGGAGATTGTAGATTCAACACTTTTTGAAGGAGGCACCAACGAGAGAAGGGTTCAAAAGATTGAGGTGTGCTTGAATTCAATATTTAGAATTGGAATTGAATGCTCTGCTGAATCTCCAACGGACCGTCTAAGAATATCAGTGATTCTGCATCTGAGCTGCATTCCATTAGAGACGTTCTTCTTGGATAGGAACTTTTTCTGCTACGGGTTTGTGTGATGgggatattattttttatgtgctGCCAGAGAAATATTCTTTGTTGCTTGCTGCTGCTAGCCTGGTACAGTAGATGGGAGTTGTGCTACTACTACGTCGTTTTATTTGTGTGTTTGGGCCTGAAGCCCTTAGAAATGTGATCAAACTACTGCATCTTGTGTAAATCTCTTATCTTAAATAAATCTGAAAGTACACTTGATCCTGTTGTTTGGTCCAAATACGTTCCCTAAAAACTATGACGGCCATTTCCTAAGCCCATGCCTATTGTGCAGTCTTCCAAAGATAATTGCATGCTTGCAAACAGGTTTAGCTTAGCGAAAAAGTGTGTTTGAAAAATCATCGTTCCTCCTATTACTTTGACTATCGATTgtatttaaaaattgaaaacaacaaaaatataatcGCATACTCACATGAGCTAACGCATTGTGGCACTATATAGTTATTGCCCTatctttcaagattgattttCCTCCCATGTATAATATAAAGGTGTCTTTATTCATCTGTTTAATTAATTCAGTATTGAAAGTTGgaattttttatgttatttttgtttggttcaacaaaaaatttaagttgATCAGTTCATATTCATTGCTGGTGAATTATTTTGGCTGGTGAAATAATGAAGGGAACTAATaaccaacaaacaaataaaacagagAAATAATAGCCAAAATATCTGTGTGACAGCTCATATCCCTCACTTCCCTTCTTTACTCTCGTCGTCTCATCATATATATAgtctttcttctcctcctgTGCAGCCTCTCTTGATCTTACCGAATACCCAAAAGGCAGAGAGAAGACACTTCCAACCACTGTCAAGGGTATGATCTTACCGAATaactattcttttttatttatttataacagccataaaaaaatatatccaatAACTCCCTCCGATTAATTTTCAGGTTGTCATTAGTTTCTTCAAGCATAGGAACTCTTCAAGATGCAACTGTGTTGTTGGTTGCTTTTTGGCATGGGTGGTGTAGGAAAGGTATATGTCTTCTTAAGCTGCTAATTAATTAGTTGCTTGCAATTTGTGTTTATAAATTATCAaagtttgataaataaatcaagCATATATTTTAACTAGTCTTATTGATCTTCCCTAGACAATTTCTTGTTATTGTTTCTCATTATGCTTAATTGGAGTGTTTACCTTGTATTCTCATTTCTTGTGAAAGAGTGACTATAATTTGGTTGGTTAAAGGATAAAACATGGTTGTATTTATAAGATAACATATTTTCATACTGGCCGCAAACAGAGTTGTTCCACATGCACATTTGTTCTTCaatgcaaaaacaattttcatcGAGCTCTCAAGTGTTCACCCACAGATTTTGAGACAtcagatttattttcttgattatGGTAAGTTGTTCTCTCGCATAGACAGAAATGACATTCCCACAGGTAATACTCTACATATTCTCCAAAAATTTGCATTTACGTATAATATGTATTTATCAACAATTTTTACACATTTCAATAAACTTATAATGCTACTTTGTCAAATTGCAAGATGTTTTGGGACACATCACTGCTATACAGCCTTCGTCTAAAACATGTTGTTGCAGCATCATTGAAGGGGATTCAAATCTCACCcttcattaattaaattaacttTAAACAGTTTAGACTATTGCTTAAAAATTAGACATTTAATGCTACTTTTCTAAATGACgccaaattttattttattttttcaattatttactTGGAGCAGAGTGAACTTTTCGTCTTTGTACAAATATGCGTATCTTGAAATTAGTCTGAGTATGTTGAAGTAAGCAAATGTATGTACAAGTAATGAATTTGAAATGGATTTCAgtttatctatttatttaaatttaatgaatttgtattttttattataatatatatatatatatatatatatatttggtacATGGGATGGGCCTTTCTGGGGTTGGCCCCTGAATAGAATTGAAACCTCGTTTTCGAGCCTTTCTTAAAATGGCGATGTTTCTTACGTTCGTTGTTCCGAATTGAAGCTTAATTGTCATTGAATAATTTTACTTCTCTTCACAGCTGTCATGAACTTTGTTTAATCAATTGAGGGGCTCGAAATGTACTGTTGCTGGGGCTGTTTCCACTCAGCTTCCTGGGGTCAAGCTTGTAATTGTCATTTTAACAACCATACAAGTACAACAAATAGGGGTTGCGAGAGCAGTTTTCCTCCAAGGAAGAGGAAATGAGGTCGTCTCAATTTGGAAAAGCAAGTCAACAACGACTAATTTGGCCTTTTCCGTAGATTCCACGTTTTACGTTTAGAAAAACCCCCATCAGCTTCCAATCCAATGACAGCGTCTGCTTGATGTATGACTAATTCTTTGCAAGTGACTAATGGAAGCAAGTCAAAGTTTTGTGTCTTTGGAAAGCAAGTCAACCGTGGCTGATCGTAATGACCGGAAATTGGTTAAGCGCATTACTCAATCTTATTTATAAACCAGTTTGCCATGCCTTCATAATCAAACTCAAAATGGGAGTTTTGGTTATGAAActgattttattaatatactCACTTGTGAATGGAGCATTGTTCGTTCGCTCCATGCATCTGAGAATGGGAGGCAACGTGACCGATAGGCTTGCACTGCTAGCCATCAAAGCTCAAATAAAGCAAGATCCTCATAATGTATTGAGCTCCTGGAATGAATCCATTCACTTTTGCTCGTGGCACGGTGTCTCCTGCGGTCGACGCCATCGCCAGAGGGTCACAAGGCTAGACCTCCAATCTCAAAAGCTGGCAGGGTCCCTATCCCCACACATAGGAAACCTAAGTTTCCTAAGGGAACTAGTACTACTAAACAACAGCTTCAGCAATAAAATCCCTCCAGAAATTGGGCATTTGCGTAGATTACAGGTATTACGTCTAAACAACAACTCATTTAGTGGCCCTATTCCATACAACATATCATATTGCTCCAACCTCATCTTCATGAATTTCGGTTTCAACGGGTTGGTGGGTAAAATTCCATCTGAATTTGGCTCCTTGTCGAAGCTTTGAAGATTTGTTTtacaatttaataatttaactGGAGAGATCCCTCCTTCCTTGGGAAACCTTTCGTTTCTCGAGGTACTTTCTTTACTTGATAATAACTTGGTGGGAAGCATCCCTACTTCTCTGGGCCAATTGAAAAACTTAACATTTTTGTCATTGGGCTCAAACAACTTATCTGGTACCATTCCTCCCTCCATCTATAACCTCTCTGCTCTTGGTGTCTTTAGCGTAGGAAGTAACAAAATTCAAGGGAGGCTTCCATCAGACTTAGGAAAAACTCTTCCTAATCTCCAATCCTTTAGCATTGCTAACAACCAATTTTTTGGATCCTTGCCTCTCTCACTATCAAATGCCACAAGTCTGCGATCACTTCAAATGCAATTTAACAACTTCACAGGTCAGATGCCGGATTTCAGAAAGCTTCATAACCTAGAGGTATTCAACATTCTACGGAATCATCTCGGAAGCGGTACAGATGCTGACTTGAGTTTCGTTTCAGACTTGACCAATGCCACAGAGTTAAAACTGTTGTTGGTGggtgaaaacaattttggagGGACGTTGCCCACATCAATATCCAATCTTTCAACCAAGCTTAAAATGTTTTGGTTTTACAGAAACCAACTACATGGAAGTATCCCAACAGAATTAGGGAATTTGGTCAACTTGGAGTCGTTGTTAATGAGGGGAAATAGCTTGACGGGTAACATTCCAACTGAAATTCAGAAGATGTCAAGCCTTGTGGAATTAGATATTTCTATGAATGCATTATCAGGAAGCATTCCGTCCTCTTTAGGAAATTTAACCAAGTTATACAGACTCTTCTTACAAGGAAATAATCTTAAAGGCGTCATCCCTTCAAGCTTGGGAGATTGCCAACAGCTGATAGTATTGGATTTATCTAATAATAAACTTAGTGGCGCAATACCTCAACAAGTTATTGGCCTCCCGTCCTTATCAGTGCTTTTGAACTTGTCGATGAACAACCTTACGGGTTCTCTTCCGATGGAGGTTGGAAAGTTGAAGAGTCTAGGTGTACTGGACGTTTCTAATAACATGTTATCCGGAGAACTTCCTAGTAGCCTTGGTTCATGTGAGAGTATAGAAGTTTTGTACTTGCAAGGCAACTTCTTCAAGGGGCCTATTCCCTCATCTATGATTGGGTTGAAAGCCATAGGAGAATTAGACCTTTCTCGCAACAATTTGTCGGgtgaaattccaaaattcttAGGGGGTTTTGTCTTCTTGAAGAAACTAGACCTATCATTCAACGAATTTTGGGGAGCGGTACCAAATGGAGGAGGTGCTTTTGAAAATGCAAGTGCGATTTCAATTACCGGCAACACCAAGCTCTGCGGGGGAATTGCTGATCTCCAACTGCCCAAGTGCAAGTCCCAAAAAGGAGGATCATCTCATAGCTCGAAATTAATAATCCCGTTAGTACTTTCCGGACTTGCTCTTCTTGCAATAGTTATGGTGATGTCCTATTTCTTCCTCTGTTCGtcaagaaggaaaaggaaagagattCCGTTGAGCACATTGGCGAACAATTTTTTGCAAGTGTCATATGCTACTCTCCTAAGAGCTACTGACGAGTTCTCTTCGGCTAATTTGATTGGTGCAGGCAGTTTTGGGTCTGTGTACAAAGGAATTCTTGATGATAATGATAAACATCAACTTGTTGCTGTGAAGGTGTTCAACTTGTTACGCCATGGAGGATCAAAGAGTTTCACCGCCGAATGTGAGGCTTTAAGAAACATCAAGCATCGAAATCTTGTCGAGATTATAACTGCGTGTTCAAGTGTTGACTTTCATGGTAATGACTTCAAGGCTCTGGTTTACAAGTACATGGACAGAGGAAGTTTAGAGGAGTGGCTGCATCCTCCTACTGAAATTGAAGAGGTAAGAGAGGCACTCAATCTAGAGCAAAGGCTAGACATTGCCATTGATGTTGCTTGTGCATTGGATTATCTTCATAATCATTGTGAAACACCGATAGTTCATTGTGATCTCAAGCCAAGCAATGTTCTTTTGGACAACGAGATGACTGGACATGTTTCTGACTTTGGACTCGCAAGATTTCTCTCCCAAGAAGCTGGTATTAATGTTTCCAACAATCACACAAGTTCCATTGGAATAAAAGGATCGGTTGGTTATGCGGCTCCAGGTAAGTGgtgtcctttttttctttttaaatcttACAAAGTTTAGCTATTTTACTAACAATTGTGCTGATAATATCTTATGATGTTTGAATGGTAGAGTACGGTATGGGAAGTGAGGTGTCAACAAATGGAGATGTCTACAGCTTTGGTATTCTTCTGTTAGAGATGTTCGCAGGAAAGCGACCCACCGATGACATGTTTAATGGGGACCTAAACCTTCATACTTATGTTAAAATGGCTTTCCCTAATCGAGTTATGGAGATTGTAGATTCAACACTTTTTGAAGGAGGCACCAACGAGAGAAGGGTTCAAAAGACTGAGGTGTGCTTGAATTCAATATTTAGAATTGGAATTGAATGCTCTGCTGAATCTCCAACAGACCGTCTAAAGAATATCAGTGATGCTGCATCTGAGCTGCATTCCATTAGAGACGTTCTTCTTGGATAGGAACTTTTTCTGCTACGGGTTTGTGTGATtggtatattattttttatgttgctGCCTGAGAAATATTCTTGTTGCTGCTGCTAGGCTGGTACAGTAGATGGGAGTTCTGCTACTACTACGTCgttttatttgtgttttggGCTTGAAGCCCTTAGAAATGTGATGAAACTACTGCATCCTGTGTAAATCTCTTATCTTAAATAAATCTGAAAGTACACCTGATCCTGTTGTTTGGTCCAAATACGTTCTCTAAAAACTATGACGGCCATTTCCTAAGCCCATGCCTATTGTGCAGTCATCCGAAGATAATTGCATGCTTGCAAATGGATCTAGCTTAGAGAAAAAATATGTTTGAAAAATCATCGTCCCTCCTGTTACTTTGACTATCGATTATATTTTGGCATGTGAATGCAATTTCAAACTGCAAGGCCCCGTGATTTCTATTTGTAATTGAACTCTTTccgtataaaaataaataaaataaataaataaactcattACACAATTATTTCTTCTATATCTGACCCGACTGTTCATCAGCTGACGTGCGAGGTAATGTAAAAAAGTCATATTATCATTCAAGCATATAATTGTCATATtccatgttttgttttcacaTGTCTTGTTGAAATATTTCTTCGCTCTcctgaaaaattaattaaataaaacagtAGTtggaaataaagaaactctCTGAGAACAATAAAACAATGTTATTCAGATTCCTTCATCACGTCATGCA
It includes:
- the LOC117613115 gene encoding probable LRR receptor-like serine/threonine-protein kinase At3g47570 — protein: MGGNETDRLALLAIKAQIKQDPHNVTSSWNESIHFCFWHGVTCSRRHQQRVTRLDLQSQKLVGSLSPNIGNLSFLRELELQNNSFSNKIPPEIGHLRRLQVLYLNRNSFSGPIPYNISYCSNLIFMYFGFNGLVGKIPSEFGSLSKLRSFVVEANNLTGEIPPSLGNLSSLEAIGATQNSLVGSIPTSLGQLKNLTILSLGSNNLSGTIPPSIYNLSALGVFSVGRNKIQGRLPSDLGKTLPNLQSFSISSNQFFGSLPLSLSNATNLRLLQMQFNNFTGQMPDFRNLQDLEIFIIQRNHLGSGTDGDLSFVSDLTNATELKRLSVGENNFGGTLPASISNLSTKLEKFWVFRNQLHGSIPTELGNLVNLESLSMGGNSLTGNIPTEIQKMSSLVELDISMNALSGSIPSSLGNLTKLYRLFLQGNNLKGVIPSSLGDCQQLIVLDLSNNKLSGAIPQQVIGLPSLSVLLNLSMNNLTGSLPMEVGKLKSLGVLDVSNNMLSGELPSSLGSCESLEVLYLQGNFFKGPIPSSMIGLKAIGELDLSRNNLSGEIPKFLGGFVFLKKLDLSFNEFWGAVPTGGGAFKNASAISITGNTKLCGGIADLQLPKCKSRKGGLSRSLKLIIPLVLSGVALLGIVMVMSYFFLCSSRRKRKEIPLSTLANHFLQVSYANLLRATDEFSSANLIGAGSFGSVYKGILDDNDKHQLVAVKVFNLLRHGASKSFMAECEALRNIKHRNLVEIITACSSVDFHGNDFKALVYKYLDRGSLEKWLHPPTEIEEVREGPKSLNLDQRLEIAIDVACALDYLHNHCETPIVHCDLKPSNVLLDNEMTGHVSDFGLARFLSQETDINVSNNHTSSIGIKGTVGYAAPEYGMGSEVSTNGDVYSFGILLLEMFAGKRPTDDMFNGDLNLHTYVKMAFPNRVMEIVDSTLFEGGTNERRVQKIEVCLNSIFRIGIECSAESPTDRLRISVILHLSCIPLETFFLDRNFFCYGFV
- the LOC117613111 gene encoding LOW QUALITY PROTEIN: probable LRR receptor-like serine/threonine-protein kinase At3g47570 (The sequence of the model RefSeq protein was modified relative to this genomic sequence to represent the inferred CDS: substituted 1 base at 1 genomic stop codon); translated protein: MGGNVTDRLALLAIKAQIKQDPHNVLSSWNESIHFCSWHGVSCGRRHRQRVTRLDLQSQKLAGSLSPHIGNLSFLRELVLLNNSFSNKIPPEIGHLRRLQVLRLNNNSFSGPIPYNISYCSNLIFMNFGFNGLVGKIPSEFGSLSKLXRFVLQFNNLTGEIPPSLGNLSFLEVLSLLDNNLVGSIPTSLGQLKNLTFLSLGSNNLSGTIPPSIYNLSALGVFSVGSNKIQGRLPSDLGKTLPNLQSFSIANNQFFGSLPLSLSNATSLRSLQMQFNNFTGQMPDFRKLHNLEVFNILRNHLGSGTDADLSFVSDLTNATELKLLLVGENNFGGTLPTSISNLSTKLKMFWFYRNQLHGSIPTELGNLVNLESLLMRGNSLTGNIPTEIQKMSSLVELDISMNALSGSIPSSLGNLTKLYRLFLQGNNLKGVIPSSLGDCQQLIVLDLSNNKLSGAIPQQVIGLPSLSVLLNLSMNNLTGSLPMEVGKLKSLGVLDVSNNMLSGELPSSLGSCESIEVLYLQGNFFKGPIPSSMIGLKAIGELDLSRNNLSGEIPKFLGGAFENASAISITGNTKLCGGIADLQLPKCKSQKGGSSHSSKLIIPLVLSGLALLAIVMVMSYFFLCSSRRKRKEIPLSTLANNFLQVSYATLLRATDEFSSANLIGAGSFGSVYKGILDDNDKHQLVAVKVFNLLRHGGSKSFTAECEALRNIKHRNLVEIITACSSVDFHGNDFKALVYKYMDRGSLEEWLHPPTEIEEVREALNLEQRLDIAIDVACALDYLHNHCETPIVHCDLKPSNVLLDNEMTGHVSDFGLARFLSQEAGINVSNNHTSSIGIKGSVGYAAPEYGMGSEVSTNGDVYSFGILLLEMFAGKRPTDDMFNGDLNLHTYVKMAFPNRVMEIVDSTLFEGGTNERRVQKTEVCLNSIFRIGIECSAESPTDRLKNISDAASELHSIRDVLLG